In Xanthomonas theicola, a single genomic region encodes these proteins:
- a CDS encoding flavohemoglobin expression-modulating QEGLA motif protein has translation MTALPADIRHHAALDARLVKAVRGIRLLALASWPAAVQAPFLDSVVRGQPQLPQVQYPRLDFADTRRELAAIAQAADPAHPLGAYLQASAHSWNLAAALLESLGTPAVGTYSAQLFGVPEDPMPGHGPTTRDAARHFIHIAQELDRELLSAEEQVPVSATALRLQLQQDLDEFFGARVIAVELDPELLAKAAAGAHRIRLRSSASFSDYDRAQLFHHEALVHSLTALNGRAQAQLPSLALSSPRVTATQEGLATFAEQITGSIDIARMKRISLRIEAIALARGGADFIEVFRYFDAAGQSPAESFSSAQRVFRGVPTTGGAAFTKDTVYLRGLVSVHTFFRQALQRDRLPLCRWLFAGKMALEDVAAFEPLFEAGVLAPPRWLPTWVARASGLAGMLAFSLFANRIRMDQLDGA, from the coding sequence ATGACCGCGCTGCCGGCCGACATCCGCCACCACGCCGCGCTGGACGCGCGCCTGGTCAAGGCGGTGCGCGGCATCCGCCTGCTGGCGCTGGCGAGCTGGCCGGCGGCGGTGCAGGCGCCATTCCTGGACAGCGTGGTGCGCGGGCAGCCGCAGCTGCCGCAGGTGCAGTACCCGCGGCTGGATTTCGCCGACACGCGCCGCGAACTGGCCGCGATCGCCCAGGCGGCCGATCCAGCGCATCCGCTCGGCGCCTATCTGCAGGCCTCGGCACACAGCTGGAACCTAGCCGCGGCCTTGCTGGAGTCGCTGGGCACACCAGCGGTCGGCACCTATTCGGCACAGCTGTTCGGCGTGCCCGAGGACCCGATGCCGGGGCATGGCCCGACCACCCGCGACGCCGCGCGCCACTTCATCCATATCGCGCAGGAGCTGGACCGCGAACTGCTGTCGGCCGAGGAGCAGGTGCCGGTGTCGGCGACGGCGCTGCGCCTGCAACTGCAGCAGGACCTGGACGAATTCTTCGGCGCGCGGGTGATCGCGGTCGAACTGGATCCGGAGCTGCTGGCCAAGGCCGCGGCCGGCGCGCACCGCATCCGCCTGCGCTCCAGCGCCTCGTTCAGCGACTACGACCGCGCGCAACTGTTCCACCACGAGGCGCTGGTGCATTCGCTGACCGCGCTCAACGGCCGCGCGCAGGCGCAACTGCCGAGCCTGGCGCTGTCCTCGCCGCGGGTCACCGCGACCCAGGAAGGGCTGGCGACCTTCGCCGAGCAGATCACCGGCAGCATCGACATCGCGCGCATGAAGCGCATCAGCCTGCGCATCGAGGCGATCGCGCTGGCGCGCGGCGGCGCTGATTTCATCGAGGTGTTCCGCTATTTCGACGCGGCCGGACAGTCGCCGGCAGAGAGTTTCTCTTCGGCGCAGCGCGTGTTCCGCGGCGTGCCCACCACCGGCGGCGCCGCGTTCACCAAGGACACCGTGTACCTGCGCGGGCTGGTGTCGGTGCACACGTTCTTCCGCCAGGCCTTGCAGCGCGATCGCCTGCCGCTGTGCCGCTGGCTGTTCGCCGGCAAGATGGCGCTGGAAGATGTGGCCGCGTTCGAGCCGCTGTTCGAGGCCGGCGTGCTGGCGCCGCCGCGCTGGCTGCCGACCTGGGTCGCGCGCGCCAGCGGCCTGGCCGGCATGCTGGCGTTCTCCCTGTTCGCCAACCGCATCCGCATGGACCAGTTGGACGGCGCATGA
- a CDS encoding MFS transporter: MPTRPDRPLLPLPRVLALNAGFFGVQYSFGLQQSNMSPIYNDLGADHASLPYLWLAGPITGLVLQPVVGALSDRTVTRWGRRMPYMVVGALVCSLCLLLMPFSLALWMAVSLLWMLDVANNVAMEPYRALGYLTQSAFSGLGQTLTYVTPPLLVWVGMNQDAANAHRIPYVTIAAFAIGAGFSAASILLTARSVHEPALPPAQLERLRGAAAGPLATLREIVDAARQMPPTMRQLAPVMLFQWYAMFCYWQHIVLSLSTTLFGTTAADSHGFSEAGLVNGRIGGFYNFVAFVAAFAMVPVARRVGPKITHAGCLLAAGIGMCLLPAIHDRWLLLLPMIGIGLAWASMMGNSYLMLADSIPPQRTGVYMGLFNLFIVLPMLIQIVTLPLYFASWLHGDPRNVIRLAGGLMLMAAVAMVFVKLGRDSGPGTGDSKNGSR; encoded by the coding sequence ATGCCCACGCGCCCCGATCGCCCCTTGCTTCCGTTGCCGCGCGTGCTGGCGCTCAACGCCGGCTTCTTCGGCGTGCAGTACAGCTTCGGCCTGCAGCAGAGCAACATGAGCCCGATCTACAACGACCTGGGCGCCGATCACGCCAGCCTGCCGTATCTGTGGCTGGCCGGCCCGATTACAGGGCTGGTGCTGCAGCCGGTGGTCGGCGCGCTGAGCGACCGCACCGTCACCCGTTGGGGCCGGCGCATGCCGTACATGGTGGTCGGCGCGCTGGTGTGCAGCCTGTGCCTGCTGCTGATGCCCTTCAGCTTGGCGCTATGGATGGCGGTGAGCCTGCTGTGGATGCTGGACGTGGCCAACAACGTGGCGATGGAACCTTATCGCGCGCTGGGCTATCTCACCCAGAGCGCGTTCAGCGGCCTGGGCCAGACCCTGACCTACGTCACCCCGCCGCTGCTGGTGTGGGTGGGCATGAACCAGGACGCGGCCAACGCGCACCGCATTCCCTACGTCACCATTGCCGCGTTCGCGATCGGTGCGGGCTTTTCCGCCGCCTCGATCCTGCTCACCGCGCGCAGCGTGCACGAGCCGGCGCTGCCGCCGGCGCAACTGGAACGCCTGCGCGGCGCCGCGGCCGGCCCGCTGGCGACGCTGCGCGAGATCGTCGATGCGGCGCGGCAGATGCCGCCGACGATGCGACAGCTGGCGCCGGTGATGTTGTTCCAGTGGTATGCGATGTTCTGCTACTGGCAGCACATCGTGCTGTCGCTGTCGACCACGCTGTTCGGGACCACCGCGGCGGACTCGCACGGGTTCAGCGAAGCCGGACTGGTCAACGGCCGGATCGGCGGCTTCTACAATTTCGTCGCGTTCGTCGCCGCGTTCGCGATGGTGCCGGTGGCGCGCCGTGTGGGCCCCAAGATCACGCACGCCGGGTGCCTGCTCGCCGCCGGCATCGGCATGTGCCTGCTGCCGGCGATCCACGACCGCTGGCTGCTGTTGTTGCCGATGATCGGCATCGGCCTGGCCTGGGCGAGCATGATGGGCAATTCGTACCTGATGCTGGCCGACAGCATCCCGCCCCAGCGCACCGGCGTGTACATGGGCCTGTTCAACCTGTTCATCGTGCTGCCGATGCTGATCCAGATCGTGACCTTGCCGCTGTACTTCGCGTCTTGGCTGCACGGCGACCCGCGCAACGTGATCCGCCTGGCGGGCGGGTTGATGCTGATGGCGGCGGTGGCGATGGTGTTCGTGAAGCTTGGGCGGGACTCGGGACCGGGGACTGGGGACTCGAAGAACGGAAGTCGGTAA